In the Pseudanabaena sp. PCC 7367 genome, one interval contains:
- the cobO gene encoding cob(I)yrinic acid a,c-diamide adenosyltransferase, with protein sequence MSEITAAEHRRKMQRRQEVQAKRLAEKQLEKGLIIVNTGDGKGKTTAALGMVLRSLGHGYHVAIVQFIKGAWQPGEKAILEMFGDRLTFQAMGEGFTWETQDRDRDIAKAKEAWQTALELIKNPEIKLVLLDEINISLKLGYLQVEDVIAGLKQKSADNHVILTGRGAPAELIEYADLVTEMKLIKHPFREQGVKAQAGIEF encoded by the coding sequence ATGAGTGAAATTACCGCCGCAGAACATCGCCGTAAAATGCAACGCCGCCAGGAAGTGCAGGCCAAGCGACTGGCAGAAAAACAGCTAGAAAAAGGCTTGATTATTGTCAACACTGGCGATGGCAAGGGCAAAACCACCGCTGCATTGGGGATGGTGCTGCGATCGCTGGGGCATGGTTATCATGTGGCGATCGTGCAATTTATTAAAGGTGCATGGCAACCGGGCGAAAAGGCAATTTTAGAAATGTTTGGCGATCGGCTCACCTTTCAGGCCATGGGCGAAGGCTTCACCTGGGAAACCCAAGACCGCGATCGTGATATCGCCAAAGCCAAAGAAGCATGGCAAACGGCGTTGGAATTAATTAAGAACCCAGAGATTAAGTTGGTTTTGCTGGATGAGATTAACATCTCGCTGAAGCTGGGCTATTTACAGGTAGAGGATGTGATCGCTGGGCTGAAGCAAAAGTCGGCCGATAATCACGTGATCCTAACTGGTCGTGGTGCTCCCGCTGAGCTGATCGAATACGCTGATCTGGTTACCGAGATGAAACTAATTAAGCATCCATTCCGCGAGCAAGGTGTAAAAGCACAGGCCGGAATCGAGTTTTAA
- a CDS encoding transglycosylase SLT domain-containing protein, which yields MMQWSLLVALGLTGAGVGVHHAITGNSTNPEADVNLAAIAKNISTELAQPSAYDPLTSLTLAQRISQFQQRADAPEASLDRSRARYVLANIFLENGNPQEALSLLENLEAEYPPLKAYILLKRATAHTAAFDQANATTVWNQILTDHGNQAVAAEALVALGRYDEVMTRFPNHPKARDVAIAKLKQNPNQFEPMILLAVYFNDYDQIVPILNRLSTAYKSRLNADYWSAIAAGYWNNREYGKASIAYSYASPSAVNTYRFGRSLHISGKKWEAYSIYNRVVQQFPNSPQAPRALIRMAKIAKPKDALTITDRIIASYPDTAPEAKLIKAELLQNELGSPKTASIVRNALLSKYGQSDAAAELLWKLANQQAKAGNLTKAVELVDRIKTSAPHTEIAPEAIYWSGKWLTKMGKQAQARLAYEFVLQYQPESYYAWRSANKLGWPVGDFHNARNLSLPLQIPTQRSVLPTGSVTLKELHLLAQDQDAIAQWQFETRGKELTTVDQMFTDGVLRVAINDNLEGIFQLDSFDWIDVSAAEQQRINTLKEHPAFWYTLYPFPYWDSVTNWSAQRQLSPTLVLGLIRQESRFESQIRSSAGATGLMQVMPDTGAWIAGKTGITSYSLSNPEDNIKMGTWYLDYTHREYGNNSMLAVASYNAGPGAVARWVNQRSLSDPDVFVQQIPYSETRGYVVKVFGNYWNYLRLYSPAVQQRLVQLEQQNTQVSTVPSPEN from the coding sequence ATGATGCAATGGTCTCTTCTTGTCGCCCTCGGTCTAACTGGGGCTGGTGTTGGTGTCCACCATGCCATTACCGGAAATTCAACCAATCCCGAAGCAGATGTTAACCTGGCCGCGATCGCCAAAAACATCAGTACCGAACTAGCTCAACCCAGCGCCTACGACCCCTTAACCAGCCTGACCCTGGCGCAACGCATTTCCCAGTTTCAACAACGCGCCGATGCCCCAGAAGCTTCACTCGATCGTAGTCGTGCCCGTTATGTGCTGGCGAATATTTTCCTAGAAAATGGCAACCCCCAGGAAGCACTATCACTACTGGAAAATCTGGAAGCTGAATATCCGCCCCTCAAAGCATATATTTTGCTGAAGCGAGCAACTGCCCATACTGCAGCCTTTGACCAGGCTAACGCTACAACAGTTTGGAATCAAATTTTAACTGATCATGGCAACCAGGCCGTGGCCGCAGAAGCTCTCGTTGCGCTGGGTCGCTATGACGAAGTGATGACCAGGTTCCCCAATCACCCCAAGGCCAGGGATGTGGCGATCGCTAAGCTCAAGCAAAATCCCAACCAGTTTGAACCAATGATTCTGCTGGCGGTCTATTTCAATGACTATGACCAGATCGTACCGATTTTAAATCGACTCTCTACTGCTTACAAAAGTCGGCTAAATGCAGACTACTGGAGCGCGATCGCGGCAGGCTATTGGAACAACCGTGAATATGGTAAAGCCAGTATTGCCTACAGCTATGCTTCTCCCTCCGCCGTTAATACCTATCGGTTTGGCCGCAGCTTGCATATTTCCGGTAAAAAATGGGAGGCCTACTCAATTTATAACCGGGTGGTGCAGCAATTCCCCAATAGCCCCCAAGCACCCCGCGCCCTGATTCGGATGGCCAAAATTGCCAAGCCCAAAGATGCCCTCACCATTACCGATCGGATCATTGCCAGTTATCCCGACACCGCACCGGAAGCAAAGCTAATCAAGGCGGAATTGTTGCAAAATGAGTTGGGTAGCCCCAAAACCGCCAGCATTGTCCGCAATGCTCTGCTGAGCAAATATGGCCAGAGTGATGCAGCGGCAGAATTACTTTGGAAACTAGCCAATCAGCAAGCCAAAGCTGGCAACTTGACCAAGGCAGTTGAGCTAGTCGATCGAATCAAGACCAGTGCCCCGCATACAGAAATTGCGCCAGAGGCAATTTATTGGTCGGGTAAGTGGCTCACCAAAATGGGTAAGCAAGCCCAAGCCCGTTTAGCCTATGAATTTGTATTGCAGTATCAGCCGGAATCCTATTATGCTTGGCGATCGGCCAATAAGCTGGGCTGGCCAGTGGGTGATTTTCACAATGCCCGCAATCTCAGTTTGCCATTGCAAATCCCGACCCAACGCAGTGTATTGCCCACCGGATCGGTCACACTCAAGGAATTGCATCTGCTGGCTCAGGATCAAGATGCGATCGCCCAGTGGCAGTTTGAAACACGCGGCAAGGAATTAACCACCGTCGATCAAATGTTTACCGATGGGGTGTTACGGGTAGCTATAAATGATAATTTGGAGGGCATTTTCCAGCTCGATAGCTTTGATTGGATTGATGTTAGTGCGGCCGAGCAACAGCGGATCAATACGCTCAAAGAGCATCCCGCTTTCTGGTATACCCTCTACCCATTTCCCTATTGGGATAGTGTGACTAACTGGTCAGCGCAGCGGCAACTCTCCCCAACCCTGGTTTTGGGTCTCATCCGGCAAGAATCCCGGTTCGAGTCGCAAATTCGCTCTAGTGCAGGTGCCACTGGATTGATGCAGGTGATGCCGGACACTGGCGCTTGGATCGCTGGCAAAACTGGGATTACCAGCTACTCGCTCTCTAATCCAGAAGACAATATCAAAATGGGCACCTGGTATCTGGACTACACCCACCGCGAGTATGGCAATAACTCAATGCTGGCGGTGGCTAGCTATAATGCGGGGCCAGGAGCAGTGGCCAGATGGGTAAACCAACGCAGCCTCAGCGATCCCGATGTGTTTGTGCAGCAGATTCCCTACAGCGAAACGCGGGGTTATGTGGTGAAGGTGTTTGGTAACTACTGGAATTATTTGCGCCTCTATTCACCAGCAGTGCAACAGCGGCTAGTCCAGTTGGAGCAACAGAACACCCAGGTTTCTACAGTGCCTAGTCCTGAGAATTAA
- a CDS encoding phospholipid/glycerol acyltransferase, whose translation MVNLDRVQPAMKHLPPNLQPWVVSTAKLILPVWLRQRCGITEIEERNIERFIQINQQFQAGKVRYLLAFRHPTIDDQFALFHLFAKATSHATKQMGIKLERPIHSYYVYDRGIPLWAGNLATWFYPRTGGISINRGKLDRQALRTLRQTMVDGDFPLAISPEGDANNHNERVNRLEPGAAQIGFWTVEELAKADRQEQVMILPVGLQYEYLGNPWPNIDRFLMDLECECGVDKAPLRSPTMTERYQRLRDFGNYLIDYTGDFYQRFYRDHMPEPKPDSEHSETIGDRLEQLLDTILRIAESHFKIKPNGSFIERCRRLEAAGWEQIFRNDIPDPKSRAPLEQGLADRLAKEANSSLSHMRIAEGLAAITGDYVVNHLSASRFVDILQLIWRGIRSAKGKSFGRAPYLGKRKCTISIGEPLVVNDYYREYSSSRAGAKTAIADLTNNLQTAMEHLIFPSCLA comes from the coding sequence ATGGTTAATCTCGATCGCGTACAACCAGCCATGAAACATTTACCGCCCAACCTCCAGCCTTGGGTGGTGTCAACCGCAAAGCTAATATTGCCTGTTTGGCTGAGACAGCGTTGCGGCATTACCGAAATTGAAGAACGTAATATCGAGCGGTTTATTCAGATCAATCAGCAGTTCCAGGCTGGGAAAGTGCGTTACCTGCTTGCCTTCCGTCATCCCACCATTGATGATCAGTTTGCCCTATTTCATTTGTTTGCCAAGGCGACATCCCATGCCACCAAACAGATGGGCATCAAGTTAGAGCGACCCATCCATTCCTACTATGTCTACGATCGCGGTATTCCTCTATGGGCAGGCAATCTAGCCACCTGGTTCTATCCGCGTACTGGTGGGATTTCGATTAATCGCGGCAAGCTAGATCGCCAGGCTCTCAGAACCTTACGGCAAACAATGGTTGATGGTGATTTCCCCCTGGCAATTTCGCCGGAAGGGGATGCCAATAACCATAATGAGAGAGTTAATCGCTTAGAGCCAGGTGCAGCGCAAATTGGCTTCTGGACGGTGGAAGAACTAGCCAAAGCCGATCGCCAGGAACAAGTAATGATTCTGCCGGTGGGTTTGCAATATGAATATTTAGGCAACCCTTGGCCAAATATTGATCGCTTTTTGATGGATTTGGAGTGCGAATGTGGTGTGGACAAAGCACCCCTGCGATCGCCCACCATGACAGAACGCTATCAACGCTTACGCGATTTTGGCAATTACCTAATTGATTATACCGGTGACTTTTATCAACGTTTTTATCGTGACCATATGCCAGAGCCAAAGCCAGATTCAGAGCATAGCGAAACGATTGGCGATCGGCTTGAGCAGCTCTTAGATACAATCTTGCGAATTGCCGAATCACATTTCAAGATCAAACCAAATGGTTCATTTATCGAACGCTGTCGCCGTTTGGAAGCCGCTGGCTGGGAGCAGATCTTTCGCAACGATATCCCAGATCCCAAATCCAGAGCGCCGCTAGAACAAGGTTTAGCCGATCGTCTTGCCAAAGAAGCGAACAGCAGTCTGAGCCACATGCGGATCGCCGAAGGTCTGGCCGCGATCACAGGAGACTATGTGGTCAATCATCTCAGTGCCTCTAGATTTGTAGACATTTTGCAGTTGATCTGGCGTGGTATTCGCAGCGCTAAGGGGAAATCCTTTGGCCGAGCGCCTTATCTTGGCAAGCGAAAATGTACCATTTCGATCGGTGAACCCTTAGTGGTCAATGACTATTATCGTGAATACTCATCCAGTCGAGCGGGAGCGAAAACAGCAATTGCCGATCTGACTAATAATTTACAAACGGCAATGGAGCATCTCATCTTTCCATCTTGCCTGGCGTAA
- a CDS encoding carotenoid oxygenase family protein gives MVKAVDPVNSSSANTFSRADWQKGYRSLPQEYAYWIDEIEGEIPADLEGTLFRNGPGLLDRNGQEYGHPFDGDGMVCAFSFSNGKAHFANSYVKTPEFLAEQKAGKILYRGVFGTQKPGGWLNNIFDLRLKNIANTNVIYHGEKLMALWEADRPYRLDPTSLDTIGMESFDGKLSPGQAFTAHPKLDPKNGDLWAFGVEAGPKSTINIYRVDRGGNLHQPISHRIPGFSFLHDFAITPNYCIFMQNPVKFDPIPMVLGLKTAAACIDLKPNTPSQLLLCDRQDNLITLETDPCFVFHHCNAFEQGDEIILDSVCYDDYPKLKDGADYKNIEFNKVIPAQLCRFTINPATGQVCREVLVSRSCEFPVVHPDYVGQPYRYVYIGAIAQETGNAPLQAILKFDHKTGEQQIHSFAPRKFISEPIFVPRPDHHPDRPDIDAADRQEDHGWLLVLVFDGEHERSDLVILDAANITNPPIATLHLKHHIPYGLHGNFTPEVWV, from the coding sequence GTGGTCAAAGCCGTAGATCCAGTCAATTCATCATCAGCCAATACCTTCAGTCGTGCCGATTGGCAGAAAGGCTATCGATCGCTACCACAGGAATATGCCTACTGGATTGACGAGATCGAAGGTGAAATCCCCGCTGACCTGGAAGGTACTTTGTTCCGCAACGGGCCAGGACTCCTCGATCGCAACGGACAGGAATATGGTCATCCCTTTGATGGCGATGGCATGGTTTGTGCCTTTAGTTTTAGCAACGGCAAAGCCCATTTCGCCAACAGTTATGTCAAAACACCGGAATTCTTAGCGGAGCAGAAAGCTGGCAAGATTCTCTATCGGGGCGTGTTTGGCACCCAGAAGCCCGGTGGTTGGTTGAATAATATTTTTGACCTGCGGCTGAAAAATATCGCCAACACCAATGTGATTTATCATGGTGAAAAGTTAATGGCATTGTGGGAAGCCGATCGCCCCTATCGACTCGATCCAACTAGCCTGGATACGATCGGCATGGAAAGCTTTGATGGCAAGTTATCGCCAGGACAAGCATTTACCGCCCATCCCAAGCTTGACCCCAAAAACGGCGATCTCTGGGCTTTTGGCGTAGAAGCAGGGCCCAAGTCAACGATTAATATTTACCGGGTCGATCGCGGTGGTAATTTACACCAGCCCATTTCCCATCGTATTCCTGGGTTTAGCTTTTTGCATGACTTTGCGATTACGCCTAACTATTGCATCTTTATGCAGAACCCGGTTAAGTTCGATCCGATCCCGATGGTGTTGGGGCTAAAAACTGCTGCTGCCTGCATTGATCTAAAGCCTAATACTCCTTCCCAGTTGTTGTTGTGCGATCGCCAAGACAATTTAATTACCCTGGAAACCGATCCCTGTTTTGTGTTTCACCATTGCAATGCGTTTGAGCAGGGTGACGAGATTATTTTGGATTCGGTTTGCTATGACGATTATCCTAAGCTAAAAGACGGTGCAGACTACAAGAACATTGAGTTTAACAAGGTGATCCCAGCGCAGCTTTGCCGGTTTACGATCAACCCTGCCACTGGCCAGGTGTGCCGCGAAGTATTAGTATCGCGCTCCTGTGAGTTTCCGGTTGTCCATCCCGATTATGTGGGGCAACCCTACCGCTATGTCTATATTGGTGCGATCGCCCAAGAGACTGGGAATGCACCGTTGCAAGCGATCCTGAAGTTCGATCACAAAACCGGTGAGCAACAAATCCATAGCTTTGCACCGCGCAAGTTCATTAGTGAGCCAATTTTTGTACCCCGCCCAGATCATCACCCAGATCGCCCAGATATTGATGCAGCCGATCGCCAAGAAGATCATGGCTGGCTATTGGTGCTGGTGTTTGATGGTGAGCATGAGCGCTCTGATTTAGTGATTCTCGATGCGGCAAACATTACCAACCCACCGATCGCCACGTTGCACCTCAAGCATCATATTCCCTATGGCTTGCATGGAAACTTTACGCCAGAGGTCTGGGTCTAA
- a CDS encoding DUF2157 domain-containing protein, producing MMNSIEFRKKLRQEAEKWRSQELINTDQYQQLADMYSFESIEANTEGKFATILIGLGCILMALGLITLVAANWQVIPKVWRLVLLLIALISANVTGFYMWRGSDRWRRLGQGLLIFAALLLGANIALVGQMFHVDGELYNLYFMWAIGVTTMAYGLRFMPLGVLALILFALGYYEHLGQYRFAVSATGFEFGNLIASQMLLVVSIVFVPLAYWCRSRAIAIITMLLTGQIYLHYLDSYSSRAADLGLSWLNLPLWLTIEYMPILAVLVFVPLAYRCRSRLVFVVAVLLVVAGLFRSAGVIVAEFDNSNLITSLAMAITTSIPPLLLWGYRDRWLDHSILARTYNGEVGIAPKRFAPLARGVAIACLSVTTYAYSFYRFWNWQPENIRAELFAFAGFSQWASVLSLGLFAGLAIWGWFGSRFTQTQSPPANTANNELELGDRLLTNVIAGISIAMGLTFFWHGAVAEMPEVMTFIYNVLLFLLAAGMIRISLEKSRRLPFWTGTILLILQITSRMFEYNTGLAFKAAIFMLCGVAVISAGIWFERYLTSSSPASALETSGNTN from the coding sequence ATGATGAACTCGATCGAATTTCGCAAAAAATTACGCCAGGAAGCCGAAAAATGGCGATCGCAAGAATTGATCAATACCGATCAGTATCAGCAACTGGCTGATATGTATAGCTTTGAAAGCATTGAAGCTAATACCGAAGGCAAATTTGCCACCATTTTGATCGGCCTGGGCTGTATTTTGATGGCGCTGGGGCTAATTACCCTGGTGGCCGCCAATTGGCAAGTCATCCCCAAGGTGTGGCGATTGGTGCTGTTGCTGATTGCCCTGATTAGTGCAAACGTCACTGGGTTTTATATGTGGCGGGGCAGCGATCGTTGGCGGCGGCTGGGGCAGGGCTTATTAATCTTTGCGGCTCTTTTACTTGGCGCGAATATTGCCCTGGTTGGCCAAATGTTTCATGTTGATGGGGAGTTATACAATCTCTATTTCATGTGGGCGATCGGCGTGACCACGATGGCCTATGGGCTCCGGTTTATGCCATTAGGTGTGCTGGCGCTGATTTTATTTGCGCTGGGTTATTACGAACATCTGGGACAATATCGTTTTGCCGTCTCGGCCACAGGATTCGAGTTTGGAAACCTGATTGCCTCACAGATGCTCTTGGTGGTATCGATCGTATTTGTGCCTTTGGCTTACTGGTGTCGATCACGGGCGATCGCCATCATTACCATGCTGCTCACCGGACAGATTTATTTGCATTACCTGGATAGTTATAGTTCTAGGGCGGCGGATCTGGGTTTGTCCTGGCTGAATCTCCCCCTTTGGCTCACGATTGAATATATGCCGATTCTGGCAGTGTTGGTGTTTGTGCCATTGGCCTATCGCTGTCGATCGCGCCTGGTGTTTGTGGTGGCGGTGTTATTGGTGGTTGCTGGTCTGTTCCGCAGTGCGGGAGTGATTGTGGCGGAGTTCGATAATTCCAACCTGATCACGTCATTGGCAATGGCGATCACCACCTCAATCCCGCCATTGTTGCTGTGGGGCTACCGCGATCGCTGGCTCGATCATTCCATTTTGGCAAGAACCTATAACGGCGAGGTCGGAATTGCCCCCAAACGGTTTGCGCCTCTGGCGAGGGGAGTTGCGATCGCCTGCTTGAGTGTGACCACTTATGCATATTCTTTCTATCGCTTTTGGAACTGGCAACCGGAAAATATCCGCGCCGAGTTATTTGCATTTGCGGGCTTTAGTCAGTGGGCAAGTGTGCTGAGTCTAGGTTTATTTGCTGGATTAGCAATTTGGGGCTGGTTTGGCTCTCGTTTTACTCAAACTCAATCGCCACCGGCAAATACTGCAAATAATGAGCTTGAATTGGGCGATCGCCTGCTCACCAATGTGATCGCTGGGATCAGCATTGCGATGGGATTAACTTTTTTCTGGCATGGCGCAGTGGCAGAGATGCCGGAAGTAATGACATTTATTTATAATGTGCTGCTGTTTTTGCTGGCCGCTGGCATGATTCGGATCTCCCTGGAAAAATCCCGCCGTCTCCCGTTCTGGACTGGCACGATTCTATTGATCTTACAAATCACCAGCCGCATGTTTGAATACAACACTGGCCTAGCCTTCAAAGCGGCGATCTTCATGTTGTGTGGTGTAGCAGTAATCTCAGCAGGGATCTGGTTCGAGCGCTATTTAACCAGCTCCAGCCCTGCCTCAGCTTTGGAAACATCGGGTAATACTAATTAG
- a CDS encoding GDYXXLXY domain-containing protein has product MQPNQPENPNQPDPASQAEQNSANADRAAASTPVNSEQISEHPQPEEPSNAAIGSNTSSTSTFKQTQQPERRKIGAWRMWAPIGCQSLLILSVLIAPLQAHLNGKTVVLRTQPIDPYDLLRGYSQTLSYDISNLDNLQELPGWETLPKTQFNAPNRPQRPESGTSFYLVLKSPDRGSSDNQAPNPWTPVRIASTEPQTLASNEVMLKGKIEWSAARYGLERYYMPESRRDEINNAVNLANRNQTGAVEIKVRQDGYAVPVKLWVGQEDFEF; this is encoded by the coding sequence ATGCAACCCAACCAGCCAGAAAACCCAAATCAACCAGATCCAGCTAGTCAAGCCGAGCAAAATTCAGCAAATGCCGATCGCGCCGCAGCTTCAACTCCGGTAAATTCAGAGCAAATATCTGAGCATCCTCAGCCGGAAGAACCTAGCAATGCTGCGATCGGCTCTAACACCTCGTCAACCAGCACATTTAAACAAACCCAACAACCAGAACGTCGTAAAATCGGCGCATGGCGAATGTGGGCTCCGATCGGCTGTCAATCGCTATTAATCCTATCGGTATTGATCGCGCCGCTTCAAGCACATCTTAACGGCAAGACAGTGGTACTGCGCACCCAACCGATCGACCCCTATGATCTACTGCGCGGTTATTCGCAAACCCTCAGCTATGACATTTCCAATTTGGATAACTTACAAGAGCTACCAGGCTGGGAAACCCTGCCCAAAACTCAATTTAACGCCCCGAATCGCCCCCAAAGGCCGGAATCGGGCACTAGCTTCTATCTAGTCCTAAAATCTCCCGATCGTGGCTCCAGCGATAATCAAGCCCCAAATCCTTGGACACCAGTACGCATTGCCAGCACAGAGCCCCAAACCCTGGCTAGTAATGAGGTGATGCTGAAGGGCAAAATTGAATGGTCGGCTGCCAGATATGGGCTCGAACGTTACTATATGCCTGAATCACGCCGCGATGAGATCAACAATGCCGTCAATCTGGCCAATCGCAACCAAACCGGAGCCGTAGAAATCAAAGTTCGCCAGGATGGCTATGCTGTACCGGTTAAACTTTGGGTAGGCCAAGAGGACTTTGAGTTTTGA
- the rsmG gene encoding 16S rRNA (guanine(527)-N(7))-methyltransferase RsmG — translation MFEQFFRKYKETLSWQPKSQEIKLLDHLYQLVLEGNEKQNLTRITEKDEFWEKHIWDSLRGVTPIWEKLERTRENPDQALEAIDIGSGAGFPGLPIAIAKPDWQVRMLDSKLKKVNFINTAIKALGIDNAHTLLGRAESINRDARYTRKYDLVLVRAVGSVILCAKYAIPFLRSGGMAVLYRGQWTDAEQDQLFAVCQKSAAKIMQIDSYATPISNSVRHCIYLKKR, via the coding sequence GTGTTTGAACAATTTTTTCGTAAATACAAGGAAACCTTAAGCTGGCAGCCCAAAAGCCAAGAGATAAAGCTGCTAGATCATCTCTATCAATTGGTTCTAGAAGGTAATGAAAAGCAAAATCTAACTAGAATCACCGAAAAAGATGAATTCTGGGAGAAGCATATCTGGGACTCGCTCCGGGGGGTAACGCCAATTTGGGAAAAGCTGGAAAGAACCAGGGAAAACCCAGATCAGGCGCTTGAAGCGATCGATATTGGCTCTGGGGCTGGATTTCCTGGCCTACCAATTGCGATCGCCAAGCCCGATTGGCAAGTGCGGATGCTCGATAGCAAACTTAAAAAAGTCAATTTTATTAATACTGCGATCAAGGCATTGGGAATCGACAATGCCCATACCCTGTTGGGGCGGGCTGAAAGCATCAATCGAGATGCTCGCTATACCCGCAAATATGACCTCGTTCTGGTCAGGGCGGTGGGCAGTGTAATTTTGTGCGCCAAATATGCAATTCCGTTCCTGCGATCGGGAGGCATGGCGGTGCTATATCGCGGTCAATGGACTGATGCGGAGCAGGATCAACTGTTTGCGGTATGCCAAAAATCGGCGGCCAAAATCATGCAGATTGATAGTTATGCCACGCCAATTAGCAATAGTGTGCGCCATTGCATCTATCTCAAAAAGCGCTAA